The Gambusia affinis linkage group LG05, SWU_Gaff_1.0, whole genome shotgun sequence region ATACCTCGCCACCtaagtgtttttgttgcatattttagtGTCTGAGAAAACATGTGGCTCCAGGCACTTTGTGGTCCGAGTAGAAATACTCTCCCTCTCCGCTACGGTAAATGCTTAAATACAAACATGGAGGAAATCCCCGTTTATCCTGAAGGAAAACTTATTGAGGCAGATTGAATAATCATAAATGTATTATGCAGTTTGGTgttgatgagacaaaaatagaagttagctattttttattttttattttttggtttttcttcatggttttttcctcctctggtTTTCACCTGTCACTTTGTGGCTTCGTTACTTGGTGAATCTCTGATCTGTGGAAGaaacagaactgaagtaaaataGAACAACATTTAGAGGTCATTTGCACCattttacttcatatttacTCTCAGTTCAAGCATTATGTTTACATacaacaaaatgcttttctgCTTTCAGGGACAGAATAAAGAACAATATGCACCATGAGATTGTAGTGGGAACCTTCTATACTATTATAGAAGAACCACTGTACTATATATactatgtaaatgtatttacatgATTCAGTCAGTTTCATCCTGCAGAGTTTTTtctagataaaaaaacaaaaaacaatattttatgcCTTGGTTCTTACCATCTTAATCTTGCTTTTTGGCTATTTCATCTTCTTTATCCTTAGAGCCCTCATTTACAGATgacactgcacacacacacacccacacacacacacacacacaaagagacacacacagGAATGTCATTATCATACCAGTGGCTCAGAGCTTGTTTGACATGATTTCACTTTCACCATGTTACACACAGCCGCCTTCGGGTGAACTGACCAGCTAATGGTTATTCATATCTACATCTGGGCCTCCTTAACTTCACCACTGCTGATTTATTCCaacacacactctctcacacacacacacacacacacacgcacacacacacgcacacacacacacgcacacacacacacacacacacacacacagagcatcCAGATAAAGTCTTGTAAAAGTATTGTAATACATGCTTTCCTCCATTCCACTTGAGTTTTTCACAATGCTGCAGATTGTTTGTCTCCTAAAAGTACAAACTATTTGCAGTGTAAAGAGTGAGACAAGAAGTATCAAGTTTAAATCATACTGCAAGAAAAGACACTATGGTTTTTCTCCCACTGTCTGACCGTTTTTATCTTTGATGCTGTgtcttttagctttttatacTTGCTGCAATATTAATTGCCCAAATTGGGACACGAATAAAATGAATCTGACATCAAGTCAGCTaacacatttcctgtttttatttcttggcCAAGCTGTCAGAATAAtgagacatttctttttaaagattgtttcATCTTGCTTTAAACTAAGAAGTATATTTATGTAGTATTCAGTGGAGTTGCTGGCTTCCAAACCACGCTTGCACTTCACAGAGCACTCCTCCCCCCTTAACTCtccactgagctccttcagactagccagcagcaattagcaaacacctggtggtgCTAAACCTTTGCTGAGCTCATTTCatgagctgcttctcagtgcagTGCTCCTAAAACCAATGCTAAATGCTTAATGGAGGAACCTTGTTGTGATGACCTTCTGAAGGCGGAGtctcagaaacagcaggagttttttaaagagacagagtcaaattatgaagtcaaatttcttttaatatatgtTTGATTTTTGTAACAGTTGAAGGCAAATTTGGTGTTTGGCTGTGTTATAAAATAGTATTCTGtcttaaaaatacataatactgcccctctgagaaatataaatatttttaaatgactcaTTGTTCTAGCTtttaagaaatagaaaaaaaaaatattaacctgAAATGACCTGAAACGATGTAAACTAAACCAAAGTAACTGGTTcaatcatttgaaaaaaaaaaaaaagaaacaaaactttaaattagcTCTTATCTTAATGGAGTTTTCCACCAAACCTCAGCAAAGGCCACAGACAATTCTGTATTTAATTAGAAGCGGCGGGCCATGATAAGTCTGCTGGCGCCTCACAATGGGACACAATGAGAGAGGACTGTCTGACTGGAGCTGTTGTGCTGACAACATGTTCATAATACAACATCAACATGCAGAAGAGAAGCATTCATGTCTCGGCTCATGTCACTTGTTCGACATTAAGGTCCAACAATATCCCATTCAGCCATCTCAGCACATGCAGCTGAATCGCTCACTAACACCTCAGGGTGGCTAGCTGCTTGTGAAGGATTCATGTGAAGCTCCTCCAGCTCCGGCTTCACCTTCATCACTGAAATGATTGAAGCTATTGGCCATATGAAGGCACATTCAGTGCTTCTTTGCATGTCAACAAGATTTCATCCACTCCACCGAGTCTACCTCTCCTCACCTGTTGCTCGCGCCTCCAAACTCTTTCTGCGTGTTTGCACAGGCGTTGAGCCAAACACTCGCTCTCATTGATTTCTGTCACATTCCATTCCAGTCGTAGTCTTCCTACAAATGACCTCCGCCTGAAAACTGTCTTCTGAATCAGCGTGACTCCCTGAAGGGTCTATCAGCGTGACAGTTTTGTCgacatggtgtgtgtgtgtcatttcaTTAACCACggagcaaaataaaactgtctCTTTAATaactccgccttcagaaagtcatcacaacatggctcctctggacttacacttattttattgtcattgcacagACACATAAGtgtctattaaccctttaacaaagtttttttttttttaccagcattgcattGAGAACTAGCTcatttaatgagctcagctgatgcacagttctagcaggtgtttgctagttgctgcaggctagtctgaaggaactccAAGGAAGAGTTTCATCCTCGAAGGTGGTGCAAGATGTTGCAGATGGCGCAAACCACAAAGAGGAAGACAACATGAAGTAGTTAGAGGATGAAGGCGCGGCATGTGTTTGAATGACTTATTGCCTGAAAAAGCTTATTCATATATGATTTtaactgtgtttcttttttaatggaaacactgcaataacagaaattgtgtttttccaacattagtggaatattgacaaagttttgtgcacctttctaatggaaacacagcttgtGTCTATAAGGTGTTGGTATGTCATACCCTCTGGTGACGTTTCAGGAACCGGCTCAGTTGCAGGTTCTGGATCTGCAGGGGCTTCAGTTTGCGTCGCGCTGGGCTTCCCCTCAGGAACGTCTCCCGTGACTCCAGTCTCCGTACTGGACTCTGGATTCACCGCGACTGGTGGAGCTTCAGACCCCTCGGCTGGCTCCAGGACTGAAACCCCTACAGGACCAGACGCCTCCTCTGGTGAAGCAATAACATCAGAGGAGACTGTGGAAACCTCCGTCTCCTCATCGGTGGTAGAGTGAGGCTCAGCTTGAGCAGCAGTTACCGGAGGCATCTCTGGAATACTGGCTACAGCAATAGTTGTGTCTATTTCAGCATCTGCAGGCCCTGAGGGTTCGGTTGGGGCTGCATCTTCGTTGGCTACTGAATGTGTGGTTGCTGTTGaagcttcagctgctgctggagtatCCGAGTCAGTTTCTGGGGAGGTACTGCCAGGTGGAGCTTCGTCCTGGACAGGGTTAGCATCTTCAGTTGCTGCTTTGGAGGCTTCTTCAGCTACTCCCTCTTCCAGAACGCCGGCGGTCCCTGCTGGCTCCTCTACAACCGATACTGGAACTTCTTCCTCAACAAGAACAGGGACTTCTGTCTGCACAGCTTCAACAGGTTGAGCTTCAGGGGTCTCCTCCAGGGCCTCACCTCTTTTTACTTCAGAAGGGGCTTCTGCTGATACAGTTTCTACAGGAAGCACTTCTTCCACAGGGGGCAATACCTCAGTTACTGGGACAGcaatttcttcttctactgtAGGCTGCGGTGCCAGCTCCTCACCAGCTGCAGGTGGCTCAGGAACTACTAGGAGATTTTCCCCAGACCCGAGATCCTCCTGGGCCTCCATGGCCTCCAGCACGGCCTCCGTCTCGTCTTCAGGTCCCGCTTTAGCATCGTCTGGTGAGGCGATCTTCACAAGCAGCTGCATCTGGTCTTCAATAGTGCGAACATCTTCTGCGATGATGCCGTTTCTGACTGCTGCGAAGAcaaaaaatgatggaaaatgaAATACTAGCAACTTGCAACTCGACCACCACTTGTCAGTGACATATTTGTCTGTAATTCTGACATATCAATGACAAAAGTCAGGGAATAAAAGAATGAACCACATTCTTCTCCTCATAAGATTTACTGCCTTGGATTTAAAGGCAGAACCTTTGACAAACTCCTGTTGTCTGTGATATTATAAAGTTCTCAGATGAATTCTCAGACTTTGCATCAGTCACATTTCTGTCAGGGGCCAGGCCCTCGTTTGTAAAAGCATAAGTTATAGTGAACTGAATGCACATTTTGGACAAATAATGATAATAAGACAAACAGAGACAATGATCTCAGTGGTGAAAATCCCAGCTGTCCTGTCAACCtgttttatacatataaaataatctttgtGAATCAACtttaaagtgaataaatatCTTAACTTCATTTTGGTGTGCTTCTATTGTCTTTCGGTATATAACATGGGATTTGAGAGAATTAGACATTTTTGAGGGAAGTTCTATAAAGCTTCAGTAAACACAGGATGCAGGAGAGGAAAGACAATAAAGGACACAAACGGCCTCCTTTCATTTCCTTAGAAAATAGGATTTACTGAAGCCCTGAGGACAAGCATTCTGAGGAAATGATCCTCTGCTTTTTACGGTCAGTCAGGTCTGCTCACACGCAAACATAGTGCACTTGTGTATGAAAgtaataaagtcatatttcagGAAAATCCTCAGTTGTGTCGATAGTCAGAATCCCAACGTAGCGAAGGAAGCTTTTGATTGGTCGCAGTCAGTGTGGACGTCGCTCCCAGACGAGCTGGACCGGAGCGGCTCGGTTAGCTGTACGGGTGGATGGCTCTGAAGCTTCagctttctgattttatttgtctgtcaGAAGCACTAAGCACAGATCAGAGTGATGGGTGGAAGGGAATGTGTGGGCTTGACAGACTGTGTGAAAATGAGCCAGTGGGAAAATTACAGCAATTAAGTAACACAAATCCCTTTGCTCTTCCTTTTCACAATTAATCTTTACATGCACTCTGCGAtcattagctgcgtttccattatgagtgtgtgcaaaactttgtctgttttctgctaatgttgaaaaaacaacgCAGTGTTTTCCATTACATAAGAAACGCTATTAAAATCACACTTGAATATGTCTTGTTTTTCGGGATCCGTCCGATTACTTCCTGCCGTCTTCTTTGTAGTTTACGCCTGTGACGTGGGCTGTCGCtcacgtgactcgtgtgatgcaaaaaagtgtttccattgcagttttgcaaaataaaccagtaTCGATACAGACAAAATAAACCCACCTCATTCTAGAGACAAAACGTTTAAGCAAAAcacagagttgttttttttttgtttgtttgttttttgtttgtttttttgccattgcGAAGTCTTCagtaagcaaatttattttcaaactttgcacaattatatggtcaacAGAAACGCAGATACTTATGACTTTCATCAGTCCTTTAGATAATTTCCAAAGGtatgattaaaaatgtacttcTTTTTTATCCCCCACTATCACAGGATTGATAGGCTGAAGTTTGAGCAGTAGTCCAGTGTCGGGGCTGGACacttattgtttatcatttgtcatttattgtaaaaaaaaaaaaaaaaaaaaaacattttttagaaattagatttttgtcataaatttcagttattgatgttaaataaaacttgACAGTATgatcagaaatgatcaaaattttGCCCACCTTTTGTTCcatgagagcatcaataaatatatgTCAATTCAAAAACAGGATTGAATGAAGTAACTGTGCAGTTTAGTGACAGAGATTACTTTAAGTGGCGTCGTGAAAAAGCTTATTTCAGATCAAAATGCCTCTCAAGAACAACATTTGTTTGTGGCGCTATGAATGCTGCGCCATGCAGTTGCTGTCCTGCTAgacaacctaaaaaaaataagtttcgAAAAGCttttttcatcataattttgatcattatcacaatagtacttcaaaatattgcaataaaattgtAAATCCATACTGCCTAGTCGGTGTTCAGTTTTGAAAAGTCGGGAAGCGACTGGTTGAGTTGAGGCCGATGCCTCCATGCCAGGCATCGATGAACCATGTGTCAACAGGATTTGGCAGCCAGAGACGACACAGATCTCAGTCAAAACAGCGCCATGGCTGGCCTGCAGTGGAGGGAAGAGAGGGGAGGAGGGGACGGGACACGGAGGAGGGGACGGGACACAAAGCAGGGGCCCGGGACCAGGGATGGGACCGGCACGGGCCAGAATGTCATCCAGCTGGCGTGTCAGACAAGGAATAAAAACCTCCCCTCATTCGGCCGCATTTAACGCAGCCTGGCCGGGCTGAGCGGACAATTACCGATCGTCTGGTAGTGATGACGCAAGAGTCTGGAAGGGACCCTGAGTTTCTCTCTCTAGGTGGAAAAAGCTGTCTGGCAGGAACAACAACGCAGTAACACAAACATCCCACAGTCAGTCAGCGAAGCAGGACATGAACACAGAGACGATGAGTCcgtttcagtttaaaataaaccgTTTTTCCTTTCCCCAGATATCTGAATCAACTTTTGTTCCACACAGGCTAGCGCACTAGCGTTCTGTTGCTCATGTGCAAACCAGGATGGGGGAGAAACACAGAGTGCATGGAGCGGTGCCTGGCATGGCACGTCCATGTGGCAGCGAATCGTCTGGAACAATGAGGAGACAGTAATAGATTGTGTCAGACCTTCTGCTGGGTATCTGCTCAGGCCCGCACACAGAGGTCACACATGTAGAGACACGCAGACAACAACACAGAAGGATCGCAGTAGCTGAGCTTCCATTCACCACATAAGTGCGGGAATTGgacttatgaaaataaattcactttaagAAAACACGTCAGGTTCAAAGTAACTcacatttttggaaaacaaaaaacaaacaaaaaaaacgttgtGGCGCTAGAATGAGGTGGAGTGTTTGGTCGAATCAAACGCTAACTCTGGGGGAGGTGCAGACATTTCCAGCTCAGATGGCAGAATTAGGAGAGTTATGAATAATgtgctccacaaatctgacctCTTTAGTAGTGTGTCATGGTCGTTGGGAGAAGGTGATGAGACATCTGAGTTCCAGGTTGCAAAGCATGTAGggaacataaaacaaagattCTCTG contains the following coding sequences:
- the LOC122830724 gene encoding uncharacterized protein KIAA0754-like isoform X2; protein product: MGCSSSSAQTVEQEKRPGTKPEESNGDTAAVRNGIIAEDVRTIEDQMQLLVKIASPDDAKAGPEDETEAVLEAMEAQEDLGSGENLLVVPEPPAAGEELAPQPTVEEEIAVPVTEVLPPVEEVLPVETVSAEAPSEVKRGEALEETPEAQPVEAVQTEVPVLVEEEVPVSVVEEPAGTAGVLEEGVAEEASKAATEDANPVQDEAPPGSTSPETDSDTPAAAEASTATTHSVANEDAAPTEPSGPADAEIDTTIAVASIPEMPPVTAAQAEPHSTTDEETEVSTVSSDVIASPEEASGPVGVSVLEPAEGSEAPPVAVNPESSTETGVTGDVPEGKPSATQTEAPADPEPATEPVPETSPEDQRFTK
- the LOC122830724 gene encoding uncharacterized protein KIAA0754-like isoform X1 codes for the protein MGCSSSSAQTVEQEKRPGTKPEESNGDTAAVRNGIIAEDVRTIEDQMQLLVKIASPDDAKAGPEDETEAVLEAMEAQEDLGSGENLLVVPEPPAAGEELAPQPTVEEEIAVPVTEVLPPVEEVLPVETVSAEAPSEVKRGEALEETPEAQPVEAVQTEVPVLVEEEVPVSVVEEPAGTAGVLEEGVAEEASKAATEDANPVQDEAPPGSTSPETDSDTPAAAEASTATTHSVANEDAAPTEPSGPADAEIDTTIAVASIPEMPPVTAAQAEPHSTTDEETEVSTVSSDVIASPEEASGPVGVSVLEPAEGSEAPPVAVNPESSTETGVTGDVPEGKPSATQTEAPADPEPATEPVPETSPEVSSVNEGSKDKEDEIAKKQD